The genomic window CATTTGTAAAAATTGTGAGACACACAATTACCCAAATTTTAATTATTGTCCTGAGTGCAGTCAAAAAGTTAATTTGCATCGTATAAGTCCGCACGAGATTTTTCATGAAGCAATTCATTATTTTACACATGCTGACAAAGGCATTTTTCAGCTCATCAAAAATTTGACTTTAAAAAGTGGAGTTGTTGCTAAGGAATACATCAATGGCAAAAGAAAAAAATACTTTCCTCCACTAAATTTTTTCTTGTTAGTTGCTGCGATCTTTGTTTTCATTTCCAATATACCAAAAGAAACACCTCCGGTCGACATTCAAAAAGAAAATCAGGAACTTAGCACTATTTCAGACCCCATTCAAAAAGAAAAAATCGTGCATCTTTATGAGAGAAAAGAAAAAATGACTCATTTCATGAGAAAATACTCCAATTTAATGGCAATGATGGCTTTACCTCTTACAGCGTTCTTTTTCTGGCTGTTTTACAAAAAAGAGAACTACAACTATACAGAACATCTGGTAGCAGGTATGTATATGCTCGGTTTTTGCATATTAGTCAATACGCTACTAATCTTGCCGATTTCACTATTATTCCACCTATCACCCAATTATCAGACTTTGTTTTTTCTATTGTTTCAGCTTTTTTATTTTACGCTCTTTTATTACAATTTTTTAAATAAAAGCACCAAACTTCAATTAGTAAAAGCATTTTCTATAAGTGCTTTCGGAATTATCTCTTGGGGAATTATTTCAGGATTTACTGTAAACGCATATGTATCCAGTGGATTTTGGGGGATCATAAAATAATTGAAAATTCTCAACCTAAAAAAACAAAAAAGCCAGACAATACTGTCTGGCCTTTTCAGCTTATTTTGAAATTGTTTTAGTCAACTAATACAATTATCTTATTGTTTTTCATTTCGATTGTTCCTGACTTAATCCCTAAAGTATAAGTTTGGTCATTAACTCTCGTAAACTTATCAGCAGCCTCTTTAGAAAAACTGAAGCTTGGAGCTGCAATTTTAATTGTTCCTTCTTCTAAGATTGAAACAATTGGGGCGTGATGATTTAAAATCTGAAAGCTTCCGTTAACTCCTGGCAAAGTAACTGATGTTACCTCTCCTGAAAATAATTTCGCTTCTGGTGATACTATTTCTAAAATCATTTTTTTTGAGTTATGAGTTATAAGTTATGAGTTATAAGTGAGCAGAAACTCATAATTTATAACTCATAATTCATAATTATATTAAGCTTCAGCTAACATTTTCTCTCCAGCTTCGATTGCATCTTGAATAGAACCTTTCAAGTTGAAAGCTGCTTCTGGAAGGTGATCTAACTCACCATCGATAATCATGTTAAATCCTTTGATAGTATCTTTAATATCAACTAATACACCTGGGATACCTGTAAATTGCTCTGCTACGTGGAATGGCTGAGACAAGAAACGTTGTACACGACGTGCTCTTGCTACTGCAAGTTTATCTTCTTCAGATAACTCCTCCATACCAAGGATCGCGATGATATCTTGTAATTGTTTGTATTTTTGAAGAATTTCTTTTACTCTTTGTGCACAGTCGTAGTGCTCGTTTCCTAAAATTTGAGGAGTTAAGATTCTAGAAGTAGAATCTAACGGGTCAACCGCAGGATAGATACCTAACTCAGCAATTTTACGAGACAATACAGTTGTAGCATCTAAGTGCGCGAAAGTTGTAGCCGGCGCCGGGTCAGTTAAGTCATCCGCAGGAACGTAAACCGCTTGTACAGATGTAATAGATCCTTTGTTTGTAGATGTAATACGCTCTTGCATTGCACCCATCTCAGTTGCTAATGTTGGTTGGTAACCTACCGCAGAAGGCATACGTCCTAAAAGTGCTGATACCTCAGAACCCGCTTGTGTAAAACGGAAGATGTTATCAACGAAGAACAATACGTCTTTACCTTGATCTGATCCAGCTCCATCACGGAAATACTCAGCGATAGATAATCCTGAAAGTGCCACACGTGCACGAGCTCCAGGTGGCTCATTCATTTGTCCGAAAACGAAAGTAGCTTTAGACTCTCTCATTCCTGGCATATCTACTTTAGATAAATCCCATCCTCCATTTTCCATAGAGTGCATGAAATCATCACCGTATTTAATAATTCCTGACTCTAACATCTCACGAAGCAAGTCATTTCCTTCACGTGTTCTTTCACCTACTCCAGCGAATACTGAAAGTCCACCGTGACCTTTTGCGATATTGTTGATCAACTCCTGAATCAATACCGTTTTACCTACTCCAGCACCACCAAACAATCCAATTTTACCTCCTTTTGCGTAAGGCTCAATCAAATCGATTACTTTGATACCTGTAAATAAAACTTCAGATGAAGTTGATAAATCTTCAAATTTTGGTGCTGGTCTGTGGATTGGCAAACCGTTCTCTCCAGATTTTGGCAAATCACCTAAACCGTCAATGGCATCTCCAACAACATTAAATAATCTTCCATATACGTCTGGACCGATTGGCATTTGGATTGGGCTTCCAGTTCCAACTACTTCATATCCTCTGCTTAAACCGTCTGTTGAATCCATAGAAATGGTACGAACAGTGTTTTCACCAATGTGAGATTGTACTTCTAGAACTAAGATAGTTCCGTCTTTTTTAGTGACTTCTAGTGAATCATAAATTTTTGGAAGTTCAACATCTTTACCGTTGAAAACTACGTCTACTACTGGTCCAATGATTTGA from Flavobacterium sp. KACC 22763 includes these protein-coding regions:
- a CDS encoding FoF1 ATP synthase subunit delta/epsilon; this encodes MILEIVSPEAKLFSGEVTSVTLPGVNGSFQILNHHAPIVSILEEGTIKIAAPSFSFSKEAADKFTRVNDQTYTLGIKSGTIEMKNNKIIVLVD
- the atpD gene encoding F0F1 ATP synthase subunit beta, whose protein sequence is MSKVIGKVAQIIGPVVDVVFNGKDVELPKIYDSLEVTKKDGTILVLEVQSHIGENTVRTISMDSTDGLSRGYEVVGTGSPIQMPIGPDVYGRLFNVVGDAIDGLGDLPKSGENGLPIHRPAPKFEDLSTSSEVLFTGIKVIDLIEPYAKGGKIGLFGGAGVGKTVLIQELINNIAKGHGGLSVFAGVGERTREGNDLLREMLESGIIKYGDDFMHSMENGGWDLSKVDMPGMRESKATFVFGQMNEPPGARARVALSGLSIAEYFRDGAGSDQGKDVLFFVDNIFRFTQAGSEVSALLGRMPSAVGYQPTLATEMGAMQERITSTNKGSITSVQAVYVPADDLTDPAPATTFAHLDATTVLSRKIAELGIYPAVDPLDSTSRILTPQILGNEHYDCAQRVKEILQKYKQLQDIIAILGMEELSEEDKLAVARARRVQRFLSQPFHVAEQFTGIPGVLVDIKDTIKGFNMIIDGELDHLPEAAFNLKGSIQDAIEAGEKMLAEA
- a CDS encoding DUF3667 domain-containing protein is translated as MKIICKNCETHNYPNFNYCPECSQKVNLHRISPHEIFHEAIHYFTHADKGIFQLIKNLTLKSGVVAKEYINGKRKKYFPPLNFFLLVAAIFVFISNIPKETPPVDIQKENQELSTISDPIQKEKIVHLYERKEKMTHFMRKYSNLMAMMALPLTAFFFWLFYKKENYNYTEHLVAGMYMLGFCILVNTLLILPISLLFHLSPNYQTLFFLLFQLFYFTLFYYNFLNKSTKLQLVKAFSISAFGIISWGIISGFTVNAYVSSGFWGIIK